In a single window of the Cupriavidus basilensis genome:
- a CDS encoding DUF736 family protein yields the protein MIGAAWCRTSKDNRSCHSVKLDDPSYTAPIYANLFEGDDATGVGNLCSQTSIDCWAKIPAIAPCDDAWVTEGKKGVARSPAA from the coding sequence ATGATCGGTGCCGCCTGGTGCCGGACCTCGAAGGACAACCGCTCCTGCCATTCCGTCAAACTCGACGATCCGTCCTACACCGCGCCGATCTACGCCAACCTTTTCGAAGGCGACGACGCAACGGGAGTAGGGAATCTGTGCTCTCAAACCAGCATCGACTGCTGGGCGAAGATTCCCGCCATCGCGCCCTGCGATGATGCCTGGGTGACCGAGGGCAAGAAGGGCGTGGCGAGGTCGCCAGCGGCGTAG
- a CDS encoding class I SAM-dependent methyltransferase: protein MAEQSADQVGDWNGQSGERWVANQARLDAMVAVFGQAAIEAAAPATGERVLDIGCGAGTSSLALAARVGAGGQVLGVDISEPLIGRARALAQRDTPAMFQVADASSAELPEGAFDILFSRFGVMFFDDPIAAFAHMRRALRPGGRVAFVCWRGAAENDWVRLPMGALKGIVPSSAPPDPEAPGPFSFGDRGRVARILTAAGFTDMAIAPFDASVPFGEGGTRDAAIDDAVKMTLEVGPLSRALAGQPDDIRARASAAVHAAFAGLPGERSVMINGAAWIVMARNPVS, encoded by the coding sequence ATGGCAGAGCAAAGTGCCGATCAGGTCGGTGATTGGAACGGTCAAAGCGGGGAGCGCTGGGTTGCCAACCAGGCCCGGCTCGACGCTATGGTGGCGGTGTTCGGCCAGGCCGCGATAGAAGCCGCCGCGCCTGCGACGGGTGAGCGCGTGCTGGACATCGGCTGCGGCGCGGGCACGTCGAGTCTGGCTCTCGCAGCCCGCGTCGGCGCAGGGGGCCAAGTGCTGGGCGTGGATATATCCGAACCGCTGATCGGCCGAGCGCGCGCGCTTGCGCAACGGGATACGCCGGCCATGTTTCAGGTGGCCGACGCCAGCAGCGCAGAGCTGCCCGAGGGCGCGTTCGACATCCTGTTTTCGCGTTTCGGGGTGATGTTCTTCGACGATCCGATAGCGGCGTTCGCCCACATGCGACGCGCGCTCCGGCCCGGCGGGCGGGTCGCTTTCGTCTGCTGGCGCGGCGCGGCCGAGAACGATTGGGTGCGCCTGCCGATGGGCGCGCTCAAGGGCATCGTCCCGTCGAGCGCGCCGCCCGATCCCGAAGCGCCCGGCCCGTTTTCCTTCGGCGACCGGGGGCGCGTGGCACGCATCCTGACGGCGGCTGGCTTCACCGATATGGCTATCGCCCCCTTTGACGCTTCCGTCCCGTTCGGCGAGGGCGGGACGCGGGACGCTGCGATCGACGACGCGGTAAAGATGACACTCGAGGTCGGCCCGTTGTCGCGTGCGCTCGCTGGTCAGCCCGACGACATCCGCGCCCGCGCCTCGGCCGCAGTTCATGCCGCCTTCGCGGGCCTCCCCGGCGAGCGGTCGGTGATGATCAACGGCGCGGC